Part of the Methanomassiliicoccales archaeon genome, ATGCACAAGTTCATGAAATTAAAGGAGCAACGGCATATTTAGGAGCCGTACAGATCCTTAATTATGAAAGCACAAGAATATTATTACAACAACTCCCAAGCATGAAGCCGCTTCTCTGGGATTCAAAAGCGATCCTAGTAACTGTATATGGAAAAACGTACTCGATTGTAATAGTTCCACTAAGAAGTAAACTAGTTGAGTCTAGAGCGGTTCTTGTACATGTTAAGTACAAAAATATCGATCATATTTCAGTTGTTGAAGAACTAACTAATGGTTCAAAGGTAGTTTATACACTAAAAAATGGGCAAGTCACTAAAATTAGTGTTGAGCCTCTTGTAAATTGGGGATGTGTAGCTAGGTGCATTGCGAGTGAATGTGCTGGATGTTTTGTTGAGGGACTGCCTCCAGGGCCATGTGATCTTTGCTGTCCAGTATGTGTTGGATGTTATTACATTAGGCATCCTTATACATGTTTAGCATGTATTGGTTGTGTAGGAGGGGTAGGAGCTTACTGTATCTATCGGTGTAGGTGATGTAGCATGGAAAAAACTGGGGGCATCATCCTTCAGCTGTTTATACTTTTATTTTTTAGTAGTGTTGTTGTTTATGCAATGATTAACTATTCCAGCTTTGCACCATTATTGTGGCTTGTTTTTTGGTTGGTTCTAGGGTATGGTATAAATAAAATTGCCTTTAGAGACATTACAAATGCAAGGGACTATTCCCGAAAGGCATATATGATAGGGTACATTTTACTTGGAATTGGTATGGTGTTTTATTTTTTGAAAGGTGGAACGTCTAAGAGCAATGCGTTTTCATTTGTGCTGGCTATCTTGCTGATGTATGCTGTTTCCCCAATATCTATAAGGTTAGTAGGGCTCGAGAATGTAAATTATATTACGGATTTAAAAGATCTTACAAGATTAATTTTAGCTGCTTTGATTTCTCTTGCTGTGGGATTAGCTGTCTCCCTGCTTGTTTTTAGTGTCATGCGTTGAACATCTTAACAAATAACAGGGTGAGAACAATGAAAAGGCTAATATTTAGTTTATTATTGTGTGCTATTGTTTTAGGGTGCATTTCTCAGAGTTATTCAGTTGAAGACATAACCTTATACTGGGCTTCCGTTAAGTCCTTTGAGGCTCAAGAAATCATCAAGATTGGCAATCAGTCCTTTGAAAGTCATGTAATTTTTGTGAAGCCTGATAAAATAATTAGGGAAGATTATGTTAACGGATCCTTAGCTCAGAAAATCATCATTGAGAATAACACTCAAAGGGTTATTACTTCAAATACCACTTTTATCCTTAATGCGACAATAACTGATGTTAATGCCTTAGACCCATTTGTGGCAATACTGAACAACCTCCAGAACTTTAACATCATGAAAAACGGCGATATTTTAATTTTGAAACCCAAAACCCCGGAAATGCTCACTTATGAAGTCAAACTTAACGGGAAACTACCAGCCAAAATCACAATAAAACAAGCAGAACAAACAATAACAATAGAATACAAAAAACTAAAGGCAACTGGTTAGAGCTGTGAGTATTTCTCGTTGTCTTTTCTCTTTCTTCATCAGCAAAAGGCTTATAATTTCTCATTTCTTAGACCCTTTTAAAAAGAAAAGGTGATTCCATGAGCATTCTCATAAAGAATGGCTACGTGATCTATGGTGAGAACCTTGACGTTATCAAGGCCGATGTTTACATTGAAGGGAACAGAATTTCTAAAGTTGGGAAAAACCTCAATCTCGGAGCGGATTATGTGATTGACGCTAAAGGGAGAGTTATTTCTCCCGGATTCGTGAATGCTCACACTCACTCCCCAATGGTTCTCCTGAGGGGTCTTGCTGATGACCTGCCCCTTATGGAATGGCTTCAAAACTACGTCTGGCCAATGGAAAGAAAACTTAAGCCGGAACACATATACTGGGGCGCCCTCCTTGGAATCACTGAGATGATAAAGAGTGGAACAACAGCTTTTGTTGACATGTATTTCCACATGGAAGGGGTTGCAAAGGCCTCTGAGGAGGCTGGAATAAGAGCTTATCTGAGCTACGGCATGGTGGATCTTGGAGATGAAGAAAAGAGGAATGCTGAGATCAAAGAAACTCTCAAACTCTTGGAGTTTATCGGGAAGTTAGATTCTTCAAGGATAGAGTTCCTCTTTGGGCCCCACGCTCCTTACACCTGCTCTCCAGAGCTTTTGAAATGGGTCAGGGAAAAAGCCGATGAAAGTAAAAAGAGAATAACAATACACATAAACGAGACAAGAGATGAGGTAAAACAGATAAAGGAAAAATACGGTAAAACTCCAGTAGAGTTTTTGGACGAGTTGGGTTTCTTGAAAAGCGATGTCATAGCGGCCCATGGAGTGTGGTTAACTGACAAGGAGATTGAAATCCTAGCCAAAAGGAAAGTTACGATAGTTCATAATCCTGCAAGCAACATGAAGCTTGGCAGTGGGGTAATGCCCTTGGAGAAGCTCCTTAGAGCTGGAGTTAACATAGCACTGGGCACGGATGGAGCTGCAAGCAACAACAACTTGGACATGATAGAGGAGATGAAACTAGTTTCTCTCCTCCACAAGGTTCACAATTTAAACCCAACCCTTGCCGATGCAAGAACAGTTTTTAAGATGGCTACCCAAAACGGGGCAAAAGCCCTCAATTTGGACGCTGGAGCCATAAAAGAAGGGACACTTGCAGATATTGTCGTTATTGATTTTAATAAGCCTCACCTAAGGCCGATAACCAACATAATTTCCCATATAGTGTATTCGGCCAACGGAAACGACGTTGAGACAACCATAATAGACGGGGAAATAGTCATGCTCGATGGAGAAGTTTTGACCGTTGATGAGGAAAAAGTTTTGGATAAGGTTCAGAAGATAGTCGATGAGCTTTCATAGAGTATTGTTTTTTATTTCAGAGTGTGACACAAGTTCTTTTACACTAAATATTTGTTGTACATTTGCTTTGAGGTTTTTGTTGTTCCGATTAAAAATAACGAAGAACAAAACCTAAATATTCTGACATCATTAATCTCGTTGGTGGGTGTCATGATTAGAAGCCTCAAGATTCAAAATTTTAAATCAATTAAGGATCTTGACCTTGAGTGTAAGCGTGTAAATATTTTTATTGGAAAGCCTAACGTGGGAAAGTCCAATGTCTTGGAAGCCATTGGAATACTGTCTTTTGGGGCTTATGGTGGAGATTTAAGAGATTTTGTTAGATTTGAAAATACTGCAAACCTGTTCTATGACAATGAGCTGAATAATGCCGTAAGAATTCTTGCTGATCAAGTGGAGTTTACAATGGAGTTCGATGGATCTGTATTTGTTGGAAAATATGGGAACTTGGGCGAGATAAAGCTAGAATATGTGGGTAGACAAGTTGGAGGTCTTGCCTCTATTCAAAAGTTGAGAAATTTCAAGTTCTATCGCTTTAAAAAATTAAGTGAATTCTATGCACGGAATCCAGAATCTCTGTTACCTCCAGATGGTAAAAATCTATTAACAATTTTGCTGACCAACAAAGAACTCAAATCAACTATTGCAGAGATATTCAAGCCCTATGGGTTGAAACTGGTTCTCAAACCGCAGGAGAACAAAATCGAAGTTGTGAAGCTTTTGGAGGACGTCCTTATAGGCTACCCATACTCGGTAGTCTCAGACACTCTGCAGAGAGTTGTTTTTTACTTAGCGGCTATTGAGTCCAATAAAGATTCAATTTTAGTGTTTGAAGAACCTGAGACTCATGCTTTTCCATACTACACCAAGTTTTTAGCTGAGAGAATAGCGTTAGATGAGAGCAATCAGTATTTTATATCAACTCACAACCCATATTTTCTTCTTTCTGTGCTTGAAAAGACTCCGTTGAAAGATATCAACGTCTTTGTGGTTTACTTTGAGGACTACCAAACAAAGATGAAGCCTCTGAGTAAAAGCGACTTAGAAGACATTATGAGCCTTGAACTCGATGTTTTCTTTAATATTGATAGATTCTTGGAGGAGTAGTTATGAAATTTGAGAATGTTGTTTTCGTGGAATGTAATCCTGATAAGCTACTCCTTCAAAAGATGGGTGTCCCTAAAAGAAAGATTGTTCATGCCGGTTCGAAGAGCGAAGTATGTAAAAGATTGGGTAAAAGTGTAAACAGTGCTGGAGTGGTAGATGAGGATCCGTTCAGTATTCAACCACGCTACATTAGGAAACTAAAGACCATTGAAAGCTCACAAGAACTTGGTCTCAGAGTTCTGCTTGATAAAGAGAACAACAACTTTGTAATACTCCTTTCTCCAAGACTTGAAGAATGGATAGTAGAAGCCTCTAAGGAAGCCAAAGTCAGCTTGAATAGATATGGTCTTCCAAGAGATGGAAATGATCTGCATAAGGTTATAAACAGCAATCTTGATAAATTTGAAAGGCTTTTAGAAGATCTTATTGACAAAAGTGGGAGATTTTTAGCCCTGAAAAGCCATCTCTTGAGGTGGTGAAACTATGGAACTCCGTTTTGACAACCTCATTTTTAAAGTCGTTCAGGGCGATATAACCCGTTTTCCAGCCGAAGCAATAGTTAACGCCGCAAACAAATACCTAGAACACGGCGGCGGGGTTGCTTACGCAATAGCAAAAGCTGCTGGCGATGTTAGAGAATACATAAGGATAAGCAAAGAAGCCATGAAAGAGCAGATTGGAAGAAACTGGATCGAGCATGGGGAAGTCGTCGTAACCCCCGCAATGAAAATGGAGCAGTATGGCATAAAGTACGTCATCCACACCGTTGGGCCCTACTGCGGTGGCAGATGGGATGAAGACAAGAAGGAAAAGCTCAAAAAAGCCATTCTCGGGGCTTTAAAAAAGGCTGAGGAGCTCGGAGTCAGGAGCATAGCCTTCCCGGCTATAAGTGCTGGCATCTATGGCTGTCCCTTTGAAGAGGTTGTGAAGACTTTTGTCGAGATGGTAAAGGAGTTTTCGGAAGAAGCGAAAAGCGTTAAGGAAGTTTATCTGGTGCTGTACTCTAAGAAGGATTACGAGAGGGCTTTGAAGACTTTGACGGTTTAATGTCTCTTGCTGATAAATCTAATTCTGCCGAACTAACTACTTGACTTCTTTTCCAACTTGTTTTGATTATTTGTTTGATTTAATTTGTTGAATACTTTAAACAAACTTATAGTAATAGAAAAATTTTTATAACAAGTAGCATTATCTATCAGTGGTGATACCACATGGCAAACTTTGGATTATGGTGGGTCAAGTGGAATGGAGGTGAATACGAGTCAAGAATGATAAAAGGAAGAGATGAAAATTGGCAGGGTATCCCTGCAACCATTGATAACTTTAAAGAGTTGGGGTTCAATTATGCAGTAGTTCTTGACGGTGAAGGGAAGGGCACTCCACAACAAGGATATTCATATAATGATGGATATTATGATGGAAACAAGTTTGGAAGCTGGTTAAACAGACATTTCGAGGGTGCTATTGACTATTTTGCTTCTATCCCCATATTGAATAATACAAATATCTCCAGCAAGGGTGTTAGAGGAGTGTCCTACTGGAAAGGATGGATTGATGGAGTTTTAGATTCGACTGGAGGAAATTTAAAGGGATTTTACTGGAGCCTAGAGGATGCATGGCAAGTGAGCGATGGGACAGTGTATGAGGAAGACATTGAAGAAATATCAGCTTATGTGAGAAACTTAAACAAGAAGCTTATATGGATACCCTCAGCGTGTACATTGGTACTCGAGAAAACCAATATTTTCAGTCTTGCAGGCCTCTTCGACTATGTCTTTGTACAACCTAACTACTACCAACGAGGAGCTATTGCAAGGGGAGCTAATGATTACATCCCATATACTTATGAAGTTTTTAAAGAGTGGCTAACAAAACTTGAGAATCTAAAGAATGAGAACGATGCATTCAACATCTATATAGAAATGGAGGCCGATCAAAGTTTGCTCTTTTACTATATTGATCATACACACCTAGAAGAAAACTTTAGGATTTCCCTTCTTGAATACTGCGCCCCAACATTTAGTCCAGAATGTTTAAGCCAGTACACAACTGAAGCTAAAACCATAGCATACCACTACACTAAAGCACAGAAGGATGTCTTGGGAGGTTTATATCCGAACAGAGCATATTATCTCAGCATTGACCTGAATGTTATTAGTGAAATGAATGGATTTACTAGAAGATTGGGGGATAATTATGTATAACCATTTCAGAATCTCGTTTTTAGTCTTGCTGCTTGTTCTACCCTTAGTTTCCGGTGAGACCTGTGAACCTTACGAAACATATTCGATAACCTCAATCCTGCCAGGCAATGGGTATGCATTTATTATTGTGCACCATTCTGAATGGATATGCGAGAGGGTTGCGGGGGAGGAGACACTTAGGCGTAACATGCCCTATGGGGAATACGACCTCTACTATCTTTTCAATGGAAGCAACCTGCTCTTTTTGGGAAGAAGCAATCTCCTACTAGGCGAGCCTTCAATAATGGCTGAGATTAATGGGACTTTTTATATTCTGCAGCGCAGGGAGGAAATTATTCCCTACAAAAATATTACATTGATTATCAACGGTGAAGCCCGGAACTTTACGATTACCGCCCAGAAGACCGAGACGAGGGTTTACCGCTTTGAGGGATGTGCTGACTTGGCGTGGAACTGCACGAGAGTGGAGCTTCAGAACGGCACGGTGGTGTCCAACTGCACGGAAAGCCCCGTTTTGGACTACTTCTTCGCGGAGAATAGGAGGAGTCTGGAGGGTATCAGAGGAGAAATTCATGACGGCTTCGTAACTTTTCCGAACTCAAACTACAAAATTCCCGTTTTCGAGTTTGAAAGGCATTTCTCAGACTTTTTTGAGGGCAAGGAGCTTTCCAAAGCCCTCTCTGCCCTATATGCACTGCCCGTTGATGGAGGGATTCTCATCTACTATCCTGGCGAGATTAGGGCTGAGAAAGGCAGTTTCCTTTCGGAGTTGCCACTTGTATTCTTCTATGATGGAGAGAATCTAAGACATCTTGACATGAGCACGGATATGCAAGAACTTCCGGAGTGTAATCCCAGCCAAGCTCAAACAGAAAAAAATAAGAAGGAGATATGTGGTATCGGCACTTTGCTTCTCTTAATGATCATGCCGTTGGTTCTAAAAAAGTTGCACCAAGTAAAGGACAACTAAAGGGGTAGTGAGAATGAAAGCATTTCTCTCAATTTTTTTAATTTCTTTGGTGGTTTTTTCGTCTCTATGCATAAACCGGGCTTCGACAGGCCATTCCTCTCATCCGGAACCGGCTCAGGAAGTCACGGCGTTTCTCACTGAGGCTAAGAAAAACATTAAAGAATGCAACACAACTTTAAAGAAGCCTTTAGCCCCTTGGAGCGAGCCAGAGTATTTGAACATGACCGTCCTAAATGGAACAACCCTCAAGCTGGGCGGCAAGATATACAGATACACTGTTCTGGGCATCTGGAACGTTAGTTTTTCTGGAGAGGCGAACAGTGGGGAGTACAAAATTATCTGGGAGCAACTAAAGAACCTCACAACAACCGGGGGACATGAAATTGACTTCAAAATTTACAAAGGGAGTGCAATGATAAGTTCTTTCACCTACTGGTATGTCCCATTCCAGCTGGATTCGTTCTGTGTCGTGGTTAGTTCCAAATCCATAAAACTCCCAAACGGAGATACGTTAACCTTTATCTTCATGCATGTCGAAAAAGGAGATTTGTGGATTGCTTTACTTGGGTGACGCTTAGGGCTTCAGCTTAGCCCCCCAAGGCCAGGGTGTAAAAATCACCGGTACAGTTAGATATGGCGAATGCACAGAACTAATGCTCACTTTTATTCACTAAATTTGATGTACGGGAAAGCGTATAGAGCTTAACTTTGGAATTATTCCCCATAGCCCATCCTGACAGTACCTTTTTCATGAGCTCTAGATTCACAGGAATTGAAAATCCTGTAGTGTTTGCTGAGTATCGAATAGATTTCGAATTTTAACCTGACGACCTGATTAGCTGGGGCTAAAATCCCTTTATTTTCTATCTTGGATTTTTCAATTCACACTATTGAAAATAGAAAACTATATATACGACTAATGCCTAATGCCCAATGCCCAATGCCCAATGGTGATGTCCTTGAAGCGGGCTGGACTCTTGGCTGGAGTGTTGGTTTTGATTTTTGTTTTTTCAGAGCTTGTTAGCGCTCTACCTCGGGCTGACGTGGACAGCTGGACGGCCATTGGTCTTTTTGTCAAGGGTCAGATTGATATAGCACATACCAAGAGGACTATCAACGATCCGCATTTTGTGGAGGAACTCACCGATCTCGTTTTGAAGAAGTTCGGCAGACAGCTTGATATTGAGATCGCTGAACATGCTAAAAACCTCACACCTGAGCAGAGGGAAACCCTTAAGCGGTTGCTGGTAAGCGATTATGTCCCCTATCTCTATCAGAAGAGCTTTTATCCCAAGAACGCTAAGGTGTTGGTTGTAAAGCCTATCAAGGTTACCTCAGTTAAGACTAATGGTAAAGTCTATGACTATTACTACGCTTCAATGAGCTCTTCGATTCCCTACCCGATCCACTGGTGGGTGCAGGTACGGGTGGATATAGATGGGGGCAGTGGAGTTGATGATGGTGGAAATGGATACAATGTTAATGGAAAGAATGACTTGTTTAAAATAGTAGTATACTATACATCCAGTAGCGTTCAGTATGAACTTCACTTTTACGACGAGGATCACCCGGATCCGTTTTGGGATGACTTGTACGACGGATACAGATGCGATCATTATCCCGGAAGAGACGATGCCTACGGATGTGAGGATATAGAAAGTATTAAAGTTGAAAATGGAGTTATAGAGTTTCCATCAACGTTCAGTGGCGACTACGATTGTCATGGGAACTACTGTGAGGAGCCACAAACCTATGCTGTGGATGGGCCCAACCATTATAGTGGCACAAGGCCTTATTCTTCAGGCGTTGCTATTTACGTGAGCAACACGTGGAACCATCTAATGGATACAATTGATTCAAACCCGTCCATGGAGAAAGTATGGTGGTACACATCATGGGATTAGTACCTTTAATACATTCCATTTTGTGGGGATAATATGAACCAAGAAAACGAAAACCTTGAAGTTTGGCTTCCCCTCCTAATAGCCTTGAGACTTGCCTTTCGTTTTTTGATTTTTCTGGATTTAGAGTTATTTCCAGTTTTCTTCTTAAATATCCCTCTGTTATCAAAAATGCCGCATGGTTTTCTGCTTCCGTATCTTCTAGGAATGTTCTTCATTGAAGTTGGCCTACTTTGGACATTAAGAAAAGAGAATTTACCGTTAAAATCCCTCTTGGTATATTTTGGTACAGCTACAGTGCTTGAATTTCCGTATGCCCAGTTTAAAGGGCTATTAACCGGGTATTTTGACGGTATATTTCTCTTTGTCCTCCCATGGTATCTCAGTGCCCTTGCGGGTTTGGTGACTTCTCTAAAATTACTTTTTAGGATGCCATGAGTGTGAGGAGAAATTATTTAGGCAACGTATGGAATCAATACTGTGGACTCTAATCCTCGTATGAGCAAGAAGGAGTGGTGTACATCATGGAGCTGAGAACCCCTTTAAAGATTCTTTTATCTTTGCTTCTCCTTTGCCATGTTATGATTATCTGGGTGATTTTTCCTCTCCTTACAGCTCTTTCCCTCTGGCAGACAGTTTTATACTTGGTTTCTGTGGTGCTTCCTTTTTACAGTGTCTATGAACTTTTTTTGAATGAGAATAGGGGAATCCCTGCATCTCTGCTATGTTTTATTCTCCTTCTCCTGTTGGATATCAATATCGGTTTCAAGGCTCTTTACTCTCTGCCTTTGATAGGGATTGGAGGGAGTATAATCCTCTGGTTTTTGGGAAAGAGCTCCGGGGGTGTACCTCATGGATCTGGATAGAACCTGGTTCTTTTTCTTACTAATGTTCAGGCTCGCCTTTCGATTCATCTCAGCTATGGATATTCTTGGAATAGTGCTCTTTTACAACGTTCCTCTTCTCATGAATCTACCCCTGCCGAGGTTCACCATCCCCGGCTACATCCTCCTCATGGGTGCTCTGGAAGTTTATCTCATAATGATACTGCGGAAGGGGTTCTTTCCGGTAAAACTTCTCTTTGCTTATTTCATCATGGCACTCGTTTTGAGTTGCCTTATGCCGCTTTAAGCGGAACTTCACTGGGATTAACACTCTTCGTTCTTCCTTGGTATTTGAGTGCACTGGTTGGGTTTATACTGGTTTTAAAACATGTCCACAACTCTCTTGGCAGAGCATAGAGGGGTATCCTCTTCACTGTTGCATTACTCAAGTCCAACTTCCCAATAATGTCCAGTTAAGATTATAACTTTCTTTCCCTTATCAAAGAACGGTGGACCCTTTGAAGAAAAAACTCTTCATAAGTGCAATTTTTCTTGCTTTTTTGGTAGTATTTACAGTGGCAAGGTGGAACAGCATTAATACTGCTCCTTCTTCAACGGCCTCTCCCAAAACCGAGAATTTTTCAGAGATAAGCTCATCCAGCCCCAAAGTTTTGAATGCTTCTGAGGAATGGGTTATCGAAATCACTGGGCTTGTGGAAAGGCCCATGAACATCACCCTCTCACAACTTAAGGAGATGCCGCAAACAGCGGTTTTTTCTGAGCTTTATTGCGTTGCCTATCCAGGAAAGGCTAGAAAACAGGG contains:
- a CDS encoding amidohydrolase family protein, translating into MSILIKNGYVIYGENLDVIKADVYIEGNRISKVGKNLNLGADYVIDAKGRVISPGFVNAHTHSPMVLLRGLADDLPLMEWLQNYVWPMERKLKPEHIYWGALLGITEMIKSGTTAFVDMYFHMEGVAKASEEAGIRAYLSYGMVDLGDEEKRNAEIKETLKLLEFIGKLDSSRIEFLFGPHAPYTCSPELLKWVREKADESKKRITIHINETRDEVKQIKEKYGKTPVEFLDELGFLKSDVIAAHGVWLTDKEIEILAKRKVTIVHNPASNMKLGSGVMPLEKLLRAGVNIALGTDGAASNNNLDMIEEMKLVSLLHKVHNLNPTLADARTVFKMATQNGAKALNLDAGAIKEGTLADIVVIDFNKPHLRPITNIISHIVYSANGNDVETTIIDGEIVMLDGEVLTVDEEKVLDKVQKIVDELS
- a CDS encoding AAA family ATPase → MIRSLKIQNFKSIKDLDLECKRVNIFIGKPNVGKSNVLEAIGILSFGAYGGDLRDFVRFENTANLFYDNELNNAVRILADQVEFTMEFDGSVFVGKYGNLGEIKLEYVGRQVGGLASIQKLRNFKFYRFKKLSEFYARNPESLLPPDGKNLLTILLTNKELKSTIAEIFKPYGLKLVLKPQENKIEVVKLLEDVLIGYPYSVVSDTLQRVVFYLAAIESNKDSILVFEEPETHAFPYYTKFLAERIALDESNQYFISTHNPYFLLSVLEKTPLKDINVFVVYFEDYQTKMKPLSKSDLEDIMSLELDVFFNIDRFLEE
- a CDS encoding [protein ADP-ribosylglutamate] hydrolase: MELRFDNLIFKVVQGDITRFPAEAIVNAANKYLEHGGGVAYAIAKAAGDVREYIRISKEAMKEQIGRNWIEHGEVVVTPAMKMEQYGIKYVIHTVGPYCGGRWDEDKKEKLKKAILGALKKAEELGVRSIAFPAISAGIYGCPFEEVVKTFVEMVKEFSEEAKSVKEVYLVLYSKKDYERALKTLTV
- a CDS encoding DUF4855 domain-containing protein, producing MANFGLWWVKWNGGEYESRMIKGRDENWQGIPATIDNFKELGFNYAVVLDGEGKGTPQQGYSYNDGYYDGNKFGSWLNRHFEGAIDYFASIPILNNTNISSKGVRGVSYWKGWIDGVLDSTGGNLKGFYWSLEDAWQVSDGTVYEEDIEEISAYVRNLNKKLIWIPSACTLVLEKTNIFSLAGLFDYVFVQPNYYQRGAIARGANDYIPYTYEVFKEWLTKLENLKNENDAFNIYIEMEADQSLLFYYIDHTHLEENFRISLLEYCAPTFSPECLSQYTTEAKTIAYHYTKAQKDVLGGLYPNRAYYLSIDLNVISEMNGFTRRLGDNYV